One segment of Acetoanaerobium noterae DNA contains the following:
- a CDS encoding galactose-1-phosphate uridylyltransferase, with protein MSEIRIDPITGRHVIFAVERDLRPTDLWNLAKEVNPMSELDYVQKCPFCKGNESATPEEILKVPDSEDWKVRVFPNKFPAIKSMDDENMQSSKPHSIYEKYSGIGTHEVIVESPFHNTNYFTMNLEDFTIFIEAMVLRYKAIISNKDIEYVSFFKNHQKLAGASLFHPHSQLIGLNSVPDFVKYEVEGSKTFFDKTHSCPYCHILELELSKKERLIYENEHFAVICPFAPKYKYETWILPKKHLPYFETEDNIDELAKALYFCFKAMYIELGDFPFNMFLHALPKTMKSGEIYYHYHFEINPRLSGNAGFELGTGIYINSIYPEEAAKKLKEALEKEEK; from the coding sequence TTGTCGGAGATAAGAATTGATCCTATAACAGGAAGACATGTAATTTTTGCTGTAGAAAGAGATTTAAGGCCAACTGACTTATGGAATTTAGCTAAAGAGGTTAATCCTATGTCAGAACTTGACTATGTGCAAAAATGTCCTTTTTGCAAGGGCAATGAATCAGCTACACCAGAGGAAATATTAAAGGTTCCAGATAGTGAAGATTGGAAGGTAAGGGTATTTCCAAACAAATTTCCAGCCATAAAAAGCATGGATGATGAAAATATGCAAAGCTCAAAGCCACACTCAATATATGAAAAATACAGTGGTATAGGCACTCATGAGGTTATAGTTGAGTCGCCTTTTCATAATACGAATTACTTTACCATGAACCTAGAGGACTTTACAATATTTATTGAGGCGATGGTTTTAAGATATAAGGCTATAATTAGCAATAAGGATATAGAATATGTGAGCTTTTTCAAAAATCATCAAAAATTAGCTGGAGCTTCATTGTTTCATCCTCATAGCCAGCTTATAGGACTAAATTCTGTTCCAGATTTTGTAAAGTATGAGGTAGAAGGCTCCAAAACTTTTTTTGATAAAACTCACTCCTGTCCTTATTGCCATATACTAGAGCTTGAGCTAAGCAAAAAGGAAAGGCTCATATATGAAAATGAGCACTTTGCAGTTATTTGCCCATTTGCCCCTAAGTATAAGTACGAGACCTGGATACTTCCCAAAAAACACCTTCCTTATTTTGAAACGGAAGACAATATAGATGAATTGGCAAAAGCTCTTTACTTTTGCTTTAAAGCCATGTATATAGAGCTTGGAGATTTTCCTTTCAATATGTTTTTGCATGCACTTCCAAAAACTATGAAATCTGGAGAAATATACTATCACTATCATTTCGAAATAAACCCTAGACTTTCTGGAAATGCAGGCTTTGAACTTGGTACAGGAATTTATATTAACAGTATATATCCAGAGGAAGCTGCAAAGAAGCTAAAGGAAGCTTTGGAAAAGGAAGAAAAATAA
- a CDS encoding phosphoglycerate dehydrogenase, whose protein sequence is MKVLFTYDYGKEKMDSIRALGYEVEIIDEGRFTPEQVPYDSEVMCCYNPFDRLDITKFPNLKLIQLSSIGFDFIPKEDILNKSITLSNNRGGYSIPMGEWIVMNLLMLSRKAVKFWDNKKEKKWKLDSKLTELYGKTVTFLGTGTISSEAAKRLQGFEMNVVGVNTKGTDTLYFDKVYALEEVKTAIEQADYLVMVLPFTERTNHFLDKEKLSWMKNTAMLINVSRGNVIDEVALTEALKSKTIAGAALDVFEEEPLSSESELWEMDNVFISPHNSWISEQRDNRRFNLIYENLKAFIQNKPLKNVVDIKRGY, encoded by the coding sequence ATGAAGGTATTATTTACTTATGATTATGGAAAAGAGAAAATGGATAGTATCAGAGCTTTAGGTTATGAAGTTGAGATTATTGATGAAGGCAGATTTACTCCTGAGCAGGTGCCTTATGATTCTGAGGTTATGTGTTGCTACAATCCTTTTGATAGACTAGACATAACGAAATTTCCAAATCTTAAGCTGATTCAGCTATCTAGCATAGGCTTTGATTTTATACCGAAAGAGGATATCCTAAATAAATCTATCACCTTGTCAAACAACAGAGGTGGATATTCCATACCTATGGGTGAATGGATAGTTATGAACCTTCTTATGCTTTCAAGAAAAGCTGTAAAGTTTTGGGATAATAAAAAAGAAAAGAAATGGAAGCTAGATTCTAAACTCACAGAGCTATATGGAAAGACGGTTACATTTCTAGGTACAGGAACTATATCTAGTGAAGCGGCAAAAAGGCTTCAAGGATTTGAAATGAATGTAGTAGGAGTAAATACAAAAGGAACTGATACACTTTATTTTGATAAGGTTTATGCTCTAGAGGAAGTAAAAACAGCTATTGAGCAAGCGGATTATCTTGTAATGGTACTTCCTTTTACTGAAAGGACTAATCATTTTCTAGATAAAGAGAAGCTTTCATGGATGAAGAATACTGCTATGCTAATCAATGTTTCAAGAGGAAATGTCATAGATGAAGTAGCTCTTACTGAGGCACTAAAATCTAAAACTATAGCTGGAGCGGCTTTAGACGTTTTTGAAGAGGAGCCTCTAAGCTCTGAAAGTGAACTTTGGGAGATGGATAACGTATTTATTTCACCTCATAATTCATGGATATCAGAGCAAAGAGATAATAGAAGATTTAATTTGATTTATGAAAATTTAAAAGCATTTATTCAAAATAAACCTTTAAAGAATGTAGTAGATATAAAGAGGGGTTACTAA
- a CDS encoding MATE family efflux transporter, translated as MTSTKTKFDKTFFKTMLAIAIPISIQNLISSSLNMIDILMIGRVSENALAAVGMANQLFFFFMLISFGICSGAGIFISQYWGKKDIAKIKSTLGFAIIAVAIIGLIFSFVAIVLPKYIMMVFDAKGEVMELGVSYLRIIGISYVVTAISFAYGFSCRSVQKANMPMIVSSISLLINTGLNYLLIFGKFGFPEMGVSGAALATAIARFTELFLMILIIYRDKAHPLAANIKELMAFDKDFLKKYYVTATPVIINEMMWSLGTIMYSVAYSRVGTTAIAAVQVANTVSNIFMVGSMGVGNACAVMLGSELGAGRDEIAIRYAKRFCVITFSIGAGVGLLLYTSIPLVNTWFGVTPNLEQSVRNILLVKCFFSPFVTFNTALIIGILRSGGDTKYALFLEMGGVWLIGVPMAFLGALWFKLPIHFIVLMVSFEEFFKTIVGLPRVLSNKWAKNLVEDTALA; from the coding sequence ATGACATCGACTAAAACAAAATTCGACAAAACATTTTTTAAAACCATGCTTGCCATAGCTATACCGATATCCATTCAAAATCTTATCAGTTCTTCTCTTAACATGATAGATATATTGATGATAGGCAGAGTCAGTGAGAATGCTCTTGCCGCTGTAGGAATGGCAAATCAGCTGTTCTTTTTCTTTATGCTAATTTCCTTTGGTATTTGCTCAGGTGCTGGTATTTTTATTTCTCAATATTGGGGTAAAAAAGATATAGCTAAAATAAAATCCACACTTGGATTCGCCATCATAGCTGTGGCTATTATTGGACTAATATTTTCATTTGTAGCTATAGTGCTTCCTAAATATATCATGATGGTATTCGATGCCAAGGGTGAGGTTATGGAGCTTGGGGTATCATATCTAAGAATAATAGGCATTAGTTATGTAGTTACGGCAATAAGCTTTGCATATGGATTTTCTTGCAGAAGTGTCCAAAAAGCAAATATGCCTATGATAGTAAGCTCAATATCTTTATTAATTAACACTGGACTTAACTATTTGCTTATATTTGGTAAATTTGGATTTCCTGAGATGGGAGTTAGCGGAGCTGCACTAGCCACAGCAATTGCAAGATTTACAGAGCTATTTCTAATGATACTAATAATATATAGAGATAAAGCTCATCCTCTTGCCGCTAATATTAAAGAGCTGATGGCATTTGACAAGGATTTTCTAAAAAAATACTATGTTACAGCAACTCCAGTTATTATAAATGAAATGATGTGGTCGCTTGGAACTATAATGTATTCTGTAGCTTATTCTAGGGTAGGAACTACAGCTATTGCAGCAGTTCAGGTGGCAAATACGGTTTCGAACATATTTATGGTAGGCTCAATGGGAGTAGGAAATGCTTGCGCAGTTATGCTTGGAAGTGAGCTAGGGGCAGGAAGAGATGAAATAGCAATTAGGTATGCTAAGAGATTTTGTGTGATTACTTTTTCCATAGGAGCAGGAGTGGGATTACTTTTATATACTAGTATTCCTTTAGTAAATACATGGTTTGGAGTTACACCTAATTTAGAACAAAGCGTTAGAAATATTTTGCTAGTAAAATGTTTTTTCTCTCCATTTGTTACTTTTAATACAGCTTTGATTATAGGTATTTTACGAAGTGGTGGAGATACAAAATATGCCTTGTTTTTAGAAATGGGTGGAGTATGGCTTATAGGCGTGCCGATGGCTTTTTTAGGGGCTCTTTGGTTTAAGCTTCCGATTCATTTTATAGTGCTTATGGTTAGTTTTGAAGAGTTTTTTAAAACTATAGTAGGACTTCCTAGAGTTCTTTCAAACAAATGGGCTAAAAATCTAGTAGAAGATACAGCCTTGGCTTAA
- a CDS encoding pirin family protein: MLNIVTSDQRHYVDRDWLKGYLTFSFQDYYDEENNDFGNLLVFNEEVLSPAKGFNMHPTHYMEVITYVLEGELAHLDNVSNETTHVNTGEFQILHAGDGIEHSEKNASKEYPLKFLQFWFSPNSYENKAGYDKLSIDKEKAANCLYKIFGKDDGLCHIRQDVNFYLSILDSGKTLEYTPTEGRKTFIFLLDGKLDINRHILNSRDSARTKDSESLLIKALGKSEFFLIDIN, from the coding sequence GTGCTTAATATTGTAACATCAGATCAAAGACATTATGTAGACAGAGACTGGCTTAAAGGATATTTAACCTTCTCCTTTCAAGATTATTATGATGAGGAAAACAATGATTTTGGCAATCTTTTGGTTTTCAATGAAGAGGTATTAAGTCCAGCAAAAGGCTTCAATATGCATCCGACTCATTATATGGAAGTTATAACCTATGTTCTAGAGGGAGAGTTAGCCCACTTAGATAATGTATCAAACGAAACCACTCATGTTAACACGGGAGAGTTTCAAATACTTCATGCAGGTGATGGTATAGAGCATAGCGAGAAAAATGCATCTAAAGAATATCCATTAAAGTTTTTACAATTTTGGTTTTCTCCTAATAGTTATGAAAATAAAGCTGGATATGATAAGCTGAGCATTGATAAAGAAAAAGCGGCAAACTGCTTATATAAGATTTTTGGCAAGGATGATGGACTTTGCCATATAAGACAGGATGTGAACTTTTATCTTAGCATACTAGACAGCGGAAAAACACTGGAATATACTCCTACTGAAGGAAGAAAAACTTTTATTTTTCTATTGGATGGGAAACTAGATATAAACAGACATATATTAAACAGCAGGGATTCAGCTAGAACTAAAGATTCTGAAAGTCTTTTAATCAAAGCTTTGGGAAAAAGTGAATTCTTTCTTATTGATATTAACTAG
- a CDS encoding diguanylate cyclase, which translates to MEIINNRYRILETEYSNRVFSCHVAKDILYPNEASFRIFIVKPQMMPSLAMQKFISDFQVYSSIKHPYIVKGEHVDMVFSIDRKPVERTNYYFVVEKFDYNTSFLDYSYEQTDSDILLDKFIDILRIFELMIRRGFYYDFASTEHIYLDDNHNIKIKDFLLTQIENISFSSHEQRADLKYRAPELYSGESTTILSVIYALGMVLKSLLKNPSFEVNFGNKIKPVIDKMTAYRYLDRYMSITQIIEDINFFCDKDYEFLFEDKNYYIDRKPGLVIRDSIKNSIFKGVNNLKAGDYGVLLYEIKGDRNTGKTKTLRHIRKQLSLNGVNIFASFDEDRPILKYKSMLPVVSKILAERGYDIINKYEKVKAFLKSGSCEKDDYTSYSQINTFIKTAIDSQLSAIIIDDLKETDVDSIEIIKYLMYDKKLKEKLLIIYTSEDNIPLEKTESYMLNNLTIDETTQLIKSILCIDYNPIDIATRIYKDTIGNIKHVKNILFELIDQRILELDNAGKWIFKSDKYDDLKISEESLESPQKYLEVLNYIQQEAIINLSLFKNPSTAEDLATMYSPDIKFIDIVDSLMDLVKAKILITQFNDDGYYYEFEDRVFKKKVYDSIPADIKLLKHKQMAQNTMSMKKSLKGRRLDELIYHLKKSKSHKEASVYAIKKAEEYFKAGSIIEAFEMDKEAIEQAVLSKDHTRQIITYQKAGNRCLKEGMLSKGNDYFKDSLMIAKSINNHKVILVTLNKIADVYMQLNDFVLAKATLAEIAKALKSYSNTKAQLDYYISMLSYLIKIGEYESAKKWIESAETLCQGKYKKHYAWVLYYKGVIYHEEGYSTEELLALHEKILDLFIHTGDKMGIAQTYNSFGFIYSEYLLDNQNAMHYFKLMKDFAEANKLMPQVAISNFNLGEAVLRNLNYEDAIDYFNKSIEASISLKKKDLVFYAYIYMAHIMIEMLDFSNAGVYIKKAEYLFDENIKYDRAILFYHEIKAVLNMYAGNKDIVRKHVKIISDSKTKLMGFQAITSKAVALFANLDKLESSEDAERTLREIFEVTKELSRYPYSVKRFLDIGLIAKYFSKSELINEIYGWVLDNVDIKESIRARNIRDYMKYYINSTDARTDYMEMLAVNLNPSFDMRLLFQVNLILSEDYIKNKHYFIGVSYLVENYIKLKDKIYSFNKEMNLDNFLGSMLSSIITRILSIEDLHLSELEKIDIYNPNVESIKAIVDENAILKVLLKDKTFTDEAKKHLNWDRDELSTDSIIENLKYSNIGNIEFLLKQLMTITWAQTGGIYLRQDKEINCISSVNDIRDTQELEMIFNQVDVVQDKLIVSEFVENSDSIFKSLLPSQAKGFMCIPIYTDNLQLNDRRLTRNNIIGYVYLESKMVLNSFTEESYVEIGKFINLLSAFIDNYNLSLKYSIDKLTQAYNRQYFDIFIKNELESAQGQKSMFSLVIMDIDFFKSVNDTFGHGFGDITLKRFSKIVQGSIRSSDLFARYGGEEFVLVLKHTSAVEAYSIADRIREKMYNELKDLEGKPITVSMGISTYPEHGVWEEELINKADIALYKAKDSGRNKVCIWDNTLNNSEIFDRKKENIIASIFGENHQRSNLFVNSINLIKTSDGDTEVFDKYILDVLKYFEAEKLFIIKYEDSEIESLIKGTSQGTFVIKHGFENQINLNIVKTCYDEEKSLYLTDWEQVSKLDELTGMPEWDSVLSTPIIHKGKKKGVLYMCAPVRFKEFSIVDSSVAQIIAPIIGDFM; encoded by the coding sequence ATGGAGATTATCAATAATAGATACAGAATATTAGAGACGGAATATAGTAATAGAGTATTTTCATGCCATGTTGCAAAGGATATACTCTACCCAAACGAGGCATCGTTTAGAATTTTCATTGTAAAGCCACAAATGATGCCTAGCCTTGCTATGCAAAAATTCATATCTGATTTTCAAGTCTATTCTAGTATCAAGCATCCCTATATTGTAAAAGGCGAGCATGTGGATATGGTGTTTTCTATCGATAGAAAACCTGTAGAGAGGACAAATTACTATTTTGTTGTTGAGAAGTTCGACTATAATACTTCATTTTTAGATTATTCATATGAACAAACAGATTCAGATATTTTATTAGATAAATTTATAGATATACTGAGAATATTTGAGCTTATGATTAGAAGAGGCTTTTATTATGATTTTGCTTCAACAGAGCATATTTATCTAGATGACAATCACAATATTAAAATTAAAGATTTTTTATTAACTCAAATTGAAAATATAAGCTTTTCATCTCACGAGCAAAGAGCAGATTTAAAGTATAGAGCTCCAGAGCTTTATTCTGGAGAAAGTACTACTATCTTATCTGTTATTTATGCTTTGGGAATGGTTCTTAAGAGTCTATTAAAGAATCCTTCATTTGAAGTAAATTTTGGGAATAAAATCAAACCTGTTATTGACAAGATGACTGCATATAGATATTTAGATCGATACATGTCTATCACTCAAATAATAGAGGATATAAATTTCTTTTGCGACAAGGATTATGAGTTTCTTTTTGAAGATAAAAATTATTATATAGATAGAAAACCTGGACTTGTAATTAGAGACTCGATTAAGAACTCTATTTTTAAAGGAGTAAATAACCTCAAGGCTGGAGACTATGGAGTACTTCTTTATGAGATAAAGGGAGATAGAAATACAGGAAAGACAAAAACCTTGAGGCATATTAGAAAGCAGCTTTCACTAAATGGTGTAAATATTTTTGCTAGCTTTGATGAAGACAGACCCATACTTAAATACAAGAGTATGCTCCCAGTAGTCAGCAAAATATTAGCTGAAAGAGGCTATGATATTATTAATAAATACGAAAAGGTAAAGGCATTTTTAAAAAGTGGAAGCTGTGAAAAGGATGATTACACTAGCTATTCTCAAATAAATACCTTTATTAAAACGGCTATTGATTCTCAGCTTTCTGCAATAATAATAGATGATTTAAAGGAAACCGATGTTGATTCAATCGAAATCATAAAATATTTGATGTATGATAAAAAATTAAAGGAAAAGCTACTGATAATATATACGTCAGAAGATAATATTCCACTTGAAAAAACTGAAAGCTATATGCTCAATAATCTTACTATAGATGAAACTACTCAGCTAATTAAATCAATTTTGTGTATAGATTACAATCCTATAGACATAGCAACTAGAATATATAAAGACACTATAGGAAATATCAAGCATGTAAAAAACATATTGTTTGAGCTTATTGATCAGAGGATACTCGAGCTTGATAATGCAGGAAAGTGGATTTTTAAGTCAGATAAATACGATGACCTCAAAATCTCTGAGGAATCCTTAGAAAGCCCTCAAAAATACTTAGAAGTACTTAATTATATACAGCAAGAGGCTATAATCAATCTTTCGCTTTTTAAAAACCCATCAACTGCTGAGGATTTAGCCACAATGTATTCACCAGATATTAAGTTCATCGATATAGTGGATAGCTTGATGGATTTGGTGAAAGCGAAAATTTTAATTACTCAGTTTAATGACGATGGATATTATTATGAGTTTGAGGATAGAGTATTTAAGAAAAAGGTATATGACAGTATACCAGCAGATATAAAGCTTTTAAAGCATAAGCAGATGGCTCAAAATACAATGAGCATGAAAAAATCATTAAAGGGAAGACGGCTTGATGAGCTTATTTACCATCTTAAGAAATCTAAAAGCCATAAAGAGGCTAGTGTATATGCTATAAAAAAGGCAGAAGAATATTTTAAAGCAGGGTCTATTATTGAAGCGTTTGAAATGGATAAAGAAGCTATAGAGCAGGCGGTTTTATCCAAGGACCATACAAGGCAGATAATAACCTACCAAAAGGCAGGAAATAGATGCCTGAAAGAAGGTATGCTGTCTAAAGGAAATGATTATTTTAAGGATTCATTGATGATTGCAAAATCGATTAATAATCATAAAGTTATATTAGTAACCTTAAACAAAATAGCAGATGTTTATATGCAGCTAAATGATTTTGTTTTGGCAAAAGCTACGCTAGCCGAGATAGCTAAAGCACTAAAAAGCTATTCTAATACTAAAGCTCAGCTTGATTATTACATCTCAATGCTTTCGTATTTAATTAAGATAGGCGAGTATGAATCAGCAAAAAAATGGATAGAGTCAGCAGAAACGCTATGCCAAGGAAAATATAAGAAGCATTATGCTTGGGTACTTTACTATAAGGGCGTGATTTATCACGAGGAGGGCTATTCAACTGAAGAATTGCTAGCTCTTCATGAAAAAATACTGGATTTGTTCATTCACACTGGCGATAAGATGGGAATAGCCCAGACCTATAACAGCTTTGGTTTTATCTACTCTGAATATTTACTTGATAACCAGAATGCTATGCATTATTTCAAGCTGATGAAGGATTTTGCTGAAGCAAATAAGCTCATGCCTCAGGTTGCTATTTCAAACTTTAATTTAGGGGAAGCAGTTCTTAGAAATTTAAATTATGAAGATGCAATCGATTATTTTAATAAATCCATAGAGGCATCCATTTCATTAAAGAAAAAGGATTTAGTTTTCTACGCTTACATTTATATGGCTCATATTATGATTGAGATGTTAGATTTTTCAAATGCTGGAGTTTATATAAAAAAGGCTGAGTATTTGTTTGATGAGAATATAAAATACGATAGAGCTATTTTGTTTTATCATGAAATTAAAGCAGTACTTAACATGTATGCTGGAAATAAAGATATAGTAAGAAAACATGTTAAGATAATTTCAGATTCAAAAACAAAGCTAATGGGCTTCCAAGCAATTACTTCAAAAGCTGTAGCTTTATTTGCAAATCTTGATAAGCTTGAATCGAGCGAAGATGCAGAAAGAACCCTTAGAGAGATATTTGAAGTTACTAAAGAGCTCTCTAGATATCCATATTCAGTAAAAAGGTTTTTGGATATAGGGCTTATAGCAAAATACTTTTCTAAGTCAGAGCTTATAAACGAAATCTATGGATGGGTTCTAGACAATGTAGATATAAAAGAAAGCATTAGAGCAAGAAACATAAGAGATTATATGAAATATTATATTAATTCAACTGATGCTAGAACAGATTATATGGAAATGCTTGCAGTTAACTTAAATCCAAGCTTTGACATGAGACTTTTATTTCAAGTTAATCTTATTTTGAGTGAGGACTATATAAAGAATAAGCATTATTTTATAGGTGTAAGCTATCTGGTTGAAAACTATATTAAGCTAAAGGATAAAATTTACAGCTTTAATAAAGAAATGAATTTGGATAACTTCTTGGGAAGTATGCTATCAAGTATTATAACTAGGATATTATCAATAGAAGATTTACATTTGTCTGAGCTTGAAAAAATTGATATATATAATCCAAATGTGGAATCCATAAAAGCTATAGTTGATGAAAATGCAATTTTAAAAGTATTACTAAAAGATAAGACCTTTACAGATGAAGCGAAAAAACATCTGAACTGGGATAGAGATGAGCTGAGCACAGATTCTATAATAGAGAATCTTAAATACTCGAATATCGGAAATATAGAGTTTTTACTAAAGCAGCTTATGACTATTACCTGGGCTCAAACTGGAGGTATTTATCTAAGACAGGATAAAGAAATAAACTGTATATCAAGTGTAAATGACATAAGAGATACTCAAGAGCTAGAAATGATTTTTAATCAAGTGGATGTAGTCCAAGACAAGCTTATAGTATCGGAATTTGTAGAAAATAGCGATTCTATTTTCAAAAGCCTTCTTCCATCGCAAGCTAAAGGATTTATGTGTATACCTATATACACGGACAATCTACAGCTAAATGACAGAAGGCTTACAAGAAATAATATAATTGGATATGTTTATTTAGAATCAAAAATGGTTTTAAATAGCTTTACTGAAGAGTCTTATGTGGAAATAGGAAAATTTATTAATTTACTTTCTGCTTTTATAGATAATTATAATCTTTCGCTAAAATATTCAATTGATAAGCTAACTCAAGCTTACAATAGACAATATTTTGATATTTTTATTAAAAATGAGCTTGAAAGTGCTCAAGGGCAAAAATCTATGTTTTCATTAGTGATTATGGATATTGATTTTTTCAAATCTGTAAATGATACCTTTGGCCACGGCTTTGGAGACATTACTTTAAAACGGTTTTCGAAAATAGTTCAAGGCTCTATTAGAAGCTCTGATTTATTTGCAAGGTATGGAGGGGAAGAGTTTGTACTGGTTCTAAAACACACAAGTGCTGTAGAAGCCTATAGCATAGCTGATAGAATCAGAGAAAAAATGTATAATGAGCTGAAGGATTTAGAAGGCAAGCCTATAACTGTAAGTATGGGTATATCCACATATCCAGAGCATGGGGTATGGGAGGAAGAGCTTATAAACAAGGCTGATATAGCGCTATACAAAGCAAAGGATTCAGGGCGTAATAAAGTGTGTATTTGGGATAATACTTTAAATAACTCTGAGATTTTTGACAGGAAAAAAGAAAATATAATTGCGTCTATATTTGGCGAAAATCATCAGCGCTCAAACCTGTTTGTCAACTCGATTAATCTAATAAAAACAAGCGATGGTGATACAGAGGTGTTTGATAAGTACATTCTAGATGTGCTCAAATATTTTGAGGCGGAAAAGCTCTTTATAATTAAGTACGAGGACTCTGAAATAGAATCGTTAATTAAGGGAACCTCACAAGGAACCTTCGTAATCAAGCATGGGTTTGAAAATCAAATAAACCTAAATATTGTCAAAACCTGCTATGATGAGGAAAAAAGCCTTTATTTGACAGATTGGGAGCAAGTTTCCAAGCTGGATGAGCTTACTGGTATGCCAGAATGGGATAGTGTATTATCTACACCGATAATTCATAAAGGCAAGAAAAAAGGGGTGCTTTATATGTGCGCTCCAGTTAGATTCAAGGAGTTTAGTATAGTAGATAGTTCTGTTGCACAAATCATTGCTCCGATAATAGGAGATTTTATGTAG
- a CDS encoding YegS/Rv2252/BmrU family lipid kinase — protein sequence MKRALFIYNPLSGNRLVPRELDRIIEKFQENDIFLDMYRIAEDNSKIIEAMHRKDIDMIIGAGGDGTIGNVANWMIKEGIKLPYGTLGTGTCNNFTHNIDIPEDMEKAIDIICQGHSYSVDVGIVNSKHSFLSSLAGGMFVEASFKTEPELKQKLGPFAYYLKALSELASLKSYPLEIDTGTDIYKENAYLVMILNGTHVGSFKRVFSESQIDISDGLMEMLVLREGNPIEIANMFLMMMRGEDYLKSDSVLLLKSDYFKISSTEKVNMSIDGEKGPMLPIEVEVRKEAIEVFVPKTKL from the coding sequence ATGAAAAGAGCCTTATTCATTTATAATCCACTATCAGGAAATAGACTTGTTCCAAGAGAGCTTGACAGGATAATTGAAAAATTTCAAGAAAACGACATTTTCTTAGATATGTATAGAATAGCTGAAGATAACAGTAAAATAATAGAAGCTATGCATAGAAAAGATATAGATATGATTATAGGGGCAGGTGGCGATGGAACTATAGGAAATGTTGCTAACTGGATGATTAAAGAAGGTATAAAGCTCCCATACGGAACTCTTGGAACTGGAACCTGCAATAATTTTACTCATAATATAGATATCCCTGAGGATATGGAAAAAGCTATTGATATAATCTGCCAAGGACATAGCTATAGTGTAGATGTAGGTATAGTAAATTCAAAACACAGCTTCCTGTCGAGCTTAGCAGGAGGGATGTTTGTTGAGGCTTCTTTTAAAACTGAGCCAGAGCTAAAACAAAAGCTAGGGCCCTTTGCATATTATTTGAAAGCCTTAAGTGAGCTTGCAAGCTTAAAATCTTATCCACTAGAAATAGATACTGGCACTGATATCTACAAAGAGAATGCGTATTTAGTTATGATACTAAATGGGACCCATGTAGGAAGCTTTAAAAGAGTATTTTCTGAAAGTCAGATTGATATTTCCGATGGACTTATGGAGATGCTAGTGCTTAGAGAAGGAAATCCTATAGAAATAGCAAACATGTTCCTTATGATGATGAGAGGAGAAGACTATCTAAAAAGTGATAGTGTACTTCTTCTAAAGTCAGATTATTTTAAAATTAGCTCAACTGAGAAAGTTAATATGAGCATAGATGGAGAAAAAGGACCTATGCTTCCTATTGAAGTAGAGGTTAGAAAAGAAGCAATTGAGGTTTTTGTACCTAAGACAAAACTTTAA